A DNA window from Candidatus Omnitrophota bacterium contains the following coding sequences:
- a CDS encoding exosortase/archaeosortase family protein, translating to MGDMRFAYLRKPDHVMYYLAWLFIAIIYAPVFHELYGSRWETIDYTHAYFVLPVSLWVVWKKREILRDRSFQSTSRHWDIFSLTAVCSGLLMFLFGWRQEFLSISTLSLIPVLWGVTAYLYGIPAVKTLSFPILFLLFLVPPPLGVLDSVTLPMRYGISAATETLLRMLGYPITRIGLLLSMDGREIFMGAPCSGFRSLITLFALAVAYVYFVGGSWRKRLALIGAAVPLALFGNLLRVTALCLVTYYAGQKAAQGFFHELSGVLIFLIMILGLMGLESWIERPQKNPDEF from the coding sequence ATGGGTGACATGCGTTTTGCCTATCTTAGAAAGCCGGACCATGTGATGTACTACTTGGCCTGGCTTTTTATAGCCATCATTTATGCGCCTGTCTTTCACGAGCTCTACGGCTCTCGCTGGGAGACCATCGACTACACACATGCGTACTTTGTGCTGCCTGTATCTTTATGGGTTGTGTGGAAGAAGAGGGAAATTCTGAGAGACCGTTCTTTCCAGTCCACATCCCGGCATTGGGACATATTCAGCCTGACAGCAGTCTGTTCCGGCCTGCTGATGTTTCTTTTCGGTTGGCGCCAGGAATTTCTATCCATCTCAACCCTGTCCCTAATTCCGGTATTATGGGGTGTTACCGCCTATTTATATGGAATCCCGGCGGTGAAGACCCTAAGCTTCCCTATTTTGTTCCTGCTCTTCCTTGTTCCTCCGCCCCTGGGGGTCTTGGACTCCGTAACGCTGCCTATGCGCTACGGGATTTCCGCTGCAACCGAAACGCTTCTGCGCATGCTGGGGTATCCCATTACCCGCATCGGGCTTTTGCTAAGTATGGATGGCAGGGAAATCTTTATGGGAGCTCCTTGCAGCGGGTTCCGTTCTCTGATTACCCTGTTTGCTCTGGCTGTGGCTTATGTGTATTTCGTTGGAGGAAGTTGGAGAAAAAGGCTTGCGCTAATCGGTGCGGCTGTTCCTCTGGCACTTTTTGGCAACCTGCTGCGGGTGACAGCTCTGTGTCTGGTCACCTATTATGCGGGGCAAAAAGCTGCGCAGGGATTTTTCCACGAGCTTAGCGGGGTGCTCATCTTTTTGATCATGATTCTGGGTTTGATGGGATTGGAATCCTG